In the Nitrospinota bacterium genome, one interval contains:
- a CDS encoding ATP-grasp domain-containing protein has translation MKIAVVYNRDSKSVINLFGTPNREKYGLKAIKRILDSLKKGGHQAIAVEGDKDLIKQLENFMPRALKGERPGMVFNLSYGIQGQARYTHVPGILEMVGVPYIGSGPLSHSLCLDKVVAKMIFRQHGLPTPDFAVLDDPDFEDPPLEYPIIVKPKNEAVSLGLRIVYNKEELREAAGKIFEMFNQPVLAEAYIDGIEINVGLLGNMPTEAFVPAEIVFEGGGPAIYTWEDKTHRSDRTVRPRCPARISEETALKAKELALKAFKALNCADCARVDMRIDSSGNIYILEINSLPSLGENGSFVAAAANMGLDFDALVNRLVEVASARYFGTPNPPPFETTKESIGTGAFNYLTERRDQIEKSLQEWTNLPSRTSEPVEIQNIANKLDEFFNQIAMSQVPRFTNNNSVWTWETKKGMEKGVLIVGHLDVPIDESAPRQMFRKDPELLYGEGIGISRAPLVSMMYALRSLRSLKVLRNVPLGVLYYADEGEDYRYSRDIIRKAMSEANKIIVLRPGTPDCKIITNRRGQKNFRLVIEGKKRRLGQSLKQPEPLNWLMTKMKDIFPLTSKKNRTAVSIIDIKLDAFPMLLPHRVTALLQISYPDEEHAQSLEKEIFSILGKTDLKWKLEMIAERPPMLKRKQTDVLAKEFVDIASQWEIPLELDSSVWPSVAGLAPKDKGVLCGIGPVAQDLYTTQESVQRISLVQRTLLLTEFLATELKKI, from the coding sequence ATGAAGATTGCAGTAGTTTACAACCGTGACAGCAAAAGTGTAATAAACCTTTTTGGCACGCCCAACCGCGAAAAGTATGGCCTTAAAGCGATAAAAAGAATTCTCGACTCCCTTAAAAAAGGGGGGCATCAGGCAATTGCTGTTGAAGGGGATAAAGATCTCATAAAACAGCTGGAAAACTTCATGCCCAGGGCGCTAAAAGGCGAACGGCCAGGAATGGTTTTCAACCTTTCTTACGGGATACAGGGGCAGGCGAGATACACTCATGTGCCAGGGATCCTCGAGATGGTCGGCGTTCCCTACATTGGATCAGGCCCTCTTTCACACTCTCTTTGCCTCGATAAAGTTGTCGCCAAAATGATTTTCAGGCAACATGGATTGCCTACCCCCGATTTTGCCGTTCTTGACGATCCCGATTTCGAAGATCCCCCTCTCGAATATCCGATTATCGTAAAACCCAAAAACGAAGCTGTCTCATTGGGGCTTCGCATCGTTTACAACAAGGAAGAGCTCCGCGAGGCCGCTGGTAAAATATTCGAGATGTTCAATCAACCTGTTCTCGCGGAGGCGTACATCGACGGTATTGAAATTAACGTTGGCCTCCTGGGGAACATGCCAACAGAGGCGTTCGTCCCCGCCGAAATTGTGTTCGAGGGTGGAGGACCGGCGATATATACATGGGAAGACAAAACTCACAGATCCGACAGAACCGTAAGACCTCGATGCCCAGCGCGCATATCCGAAGAAACCGCGCTAAAGGCAAAGGAGCTCGCCCTGAAGGCATTCAAGGCGTTGAACTGCGCCGATTGCGCTAGAGTGGATATGCGTATCGACTCATCTGGGAACATTTATATACTTGAGATAAACAGTCTTCCCAGCCTGGGAGAGAACGGCTCATTTGTCGCCGCCGCCGCGAATATGGGGCTTGATTTCGACGCGCTGGTAAACAGACTCGTGGAAGTAGCAAGCGCAAGATACTTCGGAACTCCAAATCCACCCCCATTTGAAACAACGAAGGAGTCGATAGGTACCGGCGCTTTCAATTACCTTACGGAACGCCGCGACCAAATTGAAAAATCCCTGCAGGAATGGACGAACCTTCCAAGCAGGACATCAGAACCTGTCGAGATTCAAAACATCGCCAACAAACTTGACGAATTCTTTAATCAGATTGCGATGTCGCAGGTTCCCAGGTTTACGAACAACAATTCTGTTTGGACCTGGGAGACAAAAAAAGGTATGGAAAAAGGCGTCCTTATCGTTGGACATCTAGACGTGCCGATAGACGAATCAGCCCCTCGCCAGATGTTCAGGAAAGATCCTGAACTACTTTACGGCGAGGGGATCGGGATTTCCCGCGCTCCGCTGGTATCAATGATGTACGCTTTACGCTCCCTTCGCAGTCTAAAGGTACTTAGAAACGTCCCGCTTGGAGTTCTTTATTACGCGGATGAGGGGGAAGACTACCGCTATAGCAGAGATATCATAAGAAAGGCGATGAGCGAGGCAAATAAAATAATTGTTCTTCGCCCCGGAACGCCTGACTGCAAGATAATCACGAACAGGAGAGGGCAGAAAAATTTCCGTCTTGTGATAGAAGGAAAAAAACGGAGGCTTGGTCAGAGCTTGAAACAGCCGGAGCCTCTCAACTGGCTTATGACAAAAATGAAAGATATCTTTCCGCTGACATCCAAGAAGAATCGCACCGCGGTTTCCATAATCGACATCAAGCTAGATGCGTTTCCGATGTTGCTCCCACACCGAGTTACCGCTCTTTTGCAGATATCATACCCGGATGAAGAACATGCCCAGTCTCTTGAAAAGGAGATTTTTTCCATTCTAGGCAAAACCGATCTCAAATGGAAACTTGAGATGATCGCAGAAAGGCCTCCTATGCTGAAAAGAAAACAGACCGATGTTCTGGCTAAAGAGTTTGTGGATATCGCCTCCCAGTGGGAAATTCCGCTGGAACTTGATTCTTCCGTCTGGCCCTCAGTGGCGGGTCTGGCACCAAAAGATAAAGGGGTTTTGTGCGGGATCGGACCGGTGGCGCAGGATCTTTATACAACGCAGGAATCGGTTCAGCGTATTAGCCTTGTGCAAAGAACATTACTCTTAACAGAATTCCTCGCCACGGAATTAAAAAAAATATGA
- a CDS encoding site-specific integrase has translation MYKKPGGSTYHITIRYQGKFKKINLGTSSKREAEKIAIRIKAQIAEGKFFGFSKGANKTFSDLAREYLKDYSTKKSHKSQLRDEGIFKNHLLPFFGDFILRFIEPSDIQKYKINRSKIAGSLDTVNKELTLLKTCLNVALKELEWIEKNPAEAVKKNKPGKSRIRFLEEWEIQALYEASPEWLKNLIIGARHSGLRRGNLLELKWSQVNLFKRWILIGKTKNGEPLGIPIFDEFHDILLKLSKLKHIRSDYIFAEPDGKKIHESKLRKAWLTALDRTSKPPIVSKSPNNTGIENLRWHDLRHDFASRLVQAGVDLYVVKELLGHKDIKETQKYAHLAPSNLMNAVEIMRNLPIGKNSAPHVPHIENPKG, from the coding sequence ATGTATAAAAAACCAGGCGGCTCAACTTACCATATTACGATCAGGTACCAAGGTAAGTTTAAAAAAATAAATCTAGGAACATCTTCAAAACGTGAAGCCGAAAAAATTGCGATAAGAATAAAAGCCCAGATTGCGGAAGGCAAGTTTTTTGGATTTTCAAAAGGTGCTAACAAAACATTTTCAGATCTTGCAAGAGAATATCTGAAAGATTACTCCACTAAAAAATCCCACAAGTCACAGCTTCGCGACGAAGGGATCTTTAAAAACCATCTCCTCCCTTTTTTTGGTGACTTTATTCTAAGGTTTATTGAGCCAAGCGATATTCAAAAATATAAAATCAACCGTAGCAAAATTGCTGGATCCCTTGACACCGTTAATAAGGAATTGACACTATTAAAAACGTGCCTGAATGTTGCCTTAAAAGAGCTTGAGTGGATAGAAAAAAATCCCGCTGAAGCAGTTAAAAAGAACAAGCCTGGGAAAAGCAGAATACGTTTTTTAGAAGAATGGGAGATCCAGGCACTTTATGAGGCATCTCCTGAATGGCTTAAAAATCTTATTATCGGTGCACGCCATTCCGGGCTTCGACGCGGGAATCTTCTCGAACTGAAATGGTCACAGGTGAATCTGTTTAAACGCTGGATACTCATCGGAAAAACAAAAAATGGTGAACCGCTGGGTATCCCCATTTTCGACGAATTTCACGATATTCTGCTCAAACTTTCCAAGCTTAAGCATATTCGTTCTGATTACATTTTTGCAGAGCCGGATGGGAAGAAGATACACGAAAGCAAACTTAGAAAGGCGTGGTTAACCGCTTTGGATCGAACTTCGAAACCTCCTATCGTAAGTAAATCTCCAAACAATACAGGAATTGAAAATCTTAGATGGCATGATCTAAGACACGATTTTGCATCCCGACTAGTTCAAGCCGGTGTTGACCTTTACGTCGTGAAGGAATTACTTGGCCATAAAGATATAAAAGAGACTCAAAAGTACGCTCACCTTGCTCCAAGCAATCTGATGAATGCCGTCGAGATAATGAGAAATCTGCCGATCGGGAAAAACAGTGCCCCGCATGTGCCCCATATCGAAAATCCGAAAGGCTAA
- a CDS encoding phosphoadenosine phosphosulfate reductase family protein produces MRKQLSLLGEDKPAEAIEFLRMQEPAEGYAVKFSGGKDSIVLYSLVLLSGVKHRAFYNVTTIDPPELARFIKLNYPEVIWLYPKKNFFQLSMQKGIPTVAKRWCCEKLKHKGNKRAYGTKHIVTGIRSDESRMRAGRARITQMEGQFLYAPIFNFTEEDVWSYIRSKGLAYPKLYDEGFARLGCVICPFICRPGILDKHRKRWPATYRRFEKVFAEYYKLKKSYYDMRGIKNAEELLRLWYGGKPLPAMNRNQIGLWRR; encoded by the coding sequence ATGCGTAAGCAACTTTCGCTTTTGGGCGAAGATAAACCTGCGGAAGCGATAGAATTTCTGCGTATGCAGGAGCCTGCCGAAGGCTACGCTGTAAAGTTCAGTGGCGGCAAGGACAGCATAGTCCTTTATTCATTGGTGCTTCTGTCAGGGGTAAAGCATAGGGCTTTTTACAATGTCACGACGATAGATCCCCCGGAGCTCGCCCGTTTTATAAAGTTGAATTATCCAGAGGTGATCTGGTTATATCCGAAAAAGAATTTTTTTCAGCTATCGATGCAGAAAGGTATCCCTACCGTTGCCAAGCGGTGGTGTTGTGAAAAGCTGAAACACAAAGGGAATAAAAGGGCATACGGAACAAAACATATTGTCACCGGCATACGGTCCGATGAAAGCCGTATGAGGGCTGGGCGTGCAAGGATTACACAGATGGAAGGCCAGTTTCTCTACGCGCCGATATTCAATTTTACCGAAGAAGATGTCTGGAGTTATATCCGGTCGAAAGGTCTGGCGTATCCGAAGCTTTATGACGAAGGGTTTGCACGGTTGGGTTGCGTGATATGTCCGTTCATATGCAGGCCGGGGATTCTGGATAAACACAGGAAACGCTGGCCAGCAACGTACAGGCGGTTCGAGAAGGTCTTTGCCGAGTACTACAAATTGAAAAAAAGTTATTACGACATGCGCGGGATTAAGAATGCGGAAGAGCTTTTAAGGTTGTGGTACGGGGGGAAGCCGCTGCCTGCGATGAACAGGAACCAGATAGGTTTATGGAGAAGGTAG
- a CDS encoding sel1 repeat family protein, translating into MFRFVPFLLFCLPLFAPSIALADENAFYVKGVAAFYKRDYKNALQNFTIASSQGDKSSQCLLGVMYAEGVGVAQDYEVAFRLHSKVAEECIFAQYSLGFMYSNGKGGVSQDYKEALKWYRKGAERGHSESQLELALMYVRGDGVIKDNKEAMKWFLKSAEQGNDVAQNESGMKYAMGQGVVQDNIQAHMWFTIAALNGNANGKDNINVIEKRMSQAQISESQKLTKKWIETHK; encoded by the coding sequence ATGTTTAGATTCGTGCCATTTTTACTCTTTTGTTTGCCCCTATTTGCCCCTTCTATTGCACTAGCGGATGAAAATGCTTTTTATGTAAAGGGTGTAGCGGCTTTCTATAAACGTGATTATAAAAATGCTCTACAAAATTTTACTATCGCCTCTAGTCAAGGAGACAAAAGCTCTCAGTGCTTATTAGGTGTTATGTATGCTGAGGGGGTTGGAGTTGCTCAAGACTACGAAGTAGCATTCCGCTTGCATAGCAAAGTTGCGGAAGAATGCATATTTGCACAATATTCTCTTGGTTTTATGTATTCCAATGGCAAGGGGGGGGTCTCACAGGACTATAAAGAAGCCCTCAAATGGTATCGAAAGGGTGCTGAAAGAGGGCACTCAGAGTCTCAACTCGAATTGGCTTTAATGTATGTAAGGGGTGATGGAGTCATTAAAGATAATAAAGAGGCCATGAAGTGGTTTTTAAAATCTGCTGAGCAAGGAAATGATGTAGCACAGAATGAAAGTGGCATGAAATACGCCATGGGACAGGGGGTTGTTCAGGATAATATTCAAGCACATATGTGGTTTACCATTGCCGCATTAAATGGAAATGCGAATGGTAAAGATAACATAAATGTTATCGAAAAACGGATGAGTCAGGCACAGATTTCAGAGTCTCAAAAACTTACTAAAAAATGGATAGAAACTCATAAATGA
- a CDS encoding HNH endonuclease, with protein sequence MVLRIRSVKPEYFFDENLADMPALCRIFYLGLKGAADRKGRLEDRPRMLKAMILPYDEADADEFLKYLSEYNNRFGQPYITRYKVNDTGYIQINNFLSEEIPGKYEPSSRIPSMEGLVEEVVDSLKIDQNLRREIYGRDSFECKYCGLDMKSEPRKICIDLVIPAMKSGSLTKKNIVTSCKRCHGRKGDRTPDEAGMTWPEGFGEKVAEKRVDGVVTPVSGTSDPRPTPVSNGQNDDADNGLSNIVQLKLSSGNNDTYNTVNGVQPPVNPTLTPRQRGVMGGEDTVVTRRDGVARGHDPVKTSENQGQPTDGLVKLIDNGTQPPLKTVTTGNNRGNGHKDEGIHTDFPPPLTGGKPPVNPPLTTGQRRCRQPSVGKERKGKERKGLSLKGENHALTGILGSFVEEQDVNVRERKIAVGGRSYKKQVRSKFDYQELEWLSKTNRDAELALTLAKHVKEFTKEDLSGKDFSMWIEDMRQMRESENRTHERMLEVINFAIKDSFWRKVTLSPSRLQKNFTEIASRLEAEKQDPKKIEETKNNKAVEKMNELREKCLKIHSEMEPGKDRDSFKFDFEMSYENCQGLKRILEEHDKGT encoded by the coding sequence ATGGTATTACGAATTCGTAGTGTAAAGCCGGAGTACTTCTTCGACGAGAATTTGGCTGACATGCCTGCGCTTTGCCGGATCTTTTATCTTGGCCTAAAAGGCGCAGCGGACCGGAAGGGGAGGCTGGAAGACAGGCCGAGAATGCTTAAGGCAATGATATTGCCATACGATGAAGCGGACGCGGATGAGTTCCTGAAATATTTAAGTGAATACAATAACCGGTTCGGTCAACCTTATATAACGAGGTACAAGGTTAACGATACTGGATATATTCAGATAAATAACTTTCTGTCTGAAGAGATCCCGGGGAAATACGAACCATCAAGCCGTATACCTTCAATGGAAGGGCTTGTGGAGGAAGTTGTTGATTCTCTCAAAATCGATCAGAACCTGAGACGCGAGATATATGGCCGCGATTCATTTGAATGCAAGTATTGCGGCCTGGACATGAAGAGCGAACCGCGCAAGATCTGTATTGATCTTGTAATACCGGCAATGAAAAGCGGATCGCTCACAAAGAAGAACATTGTCACCTCATGCAAGCGTTGTCATGGGCGCAAGGGTGATCGTACACCTGATGAAGCGGGTATGACCTGGCCGGAAGGTTTCGGCGAAAAGGTAGCCGAAAAGCGAGTTGACGGGGTCGTGACCCCCGTCAGCGGAACGTCTGACCCCCGTCCGACCCCCGTCAGTAATGGTCAAAATGACGATGCGGACAACGGCTTATCGAATATTGTCCAATTAAAGCTAAGTAGCGGAAATAATGATACTTATAATACTGTTAACGGTGTTCAACCCCCCGTTAACCCTACGTTAACCCCCCGTCAAAGGGGGGTCATGGGGGGTGAGGATACCGTCGTGACCCGTCGTGACGGGGTCGCAAGGGGTCATGACCCCGTTAAAACGTCTGAAAATCAAGGTCAACCAACGGATGGCTTAGTTAAATTAATTGATAACGGCACGCAACCCCCTTTAAAGACGGTAACTACTGGAAATAATAGGGGAAACGGGCATAAAGACGAAGGTATTCATACTGACTTCCCACCCCCGTTAACGGGGGGTAAACCCCCTGTTAACCCCCCTTTAACAACAGGTCAACGTAGATGTCGCCAACCGTCGGTAGGAAAGGAAAGGAAAGGAAAGGAGAGGAAAGGACTCTCTCTAAAAGGGGAAAATCATGCGTTAACCGGGATACTTGGGAGTTTTGTTGAAGAGCAGGACGTAAACGTAAGAGAGAGAAAAATTGCAGTAGGTGGAAGAAGTTATAAAAAGCAGGTTCGTAGCAAGTTTGATTATCAGGAACTGGAATGGTTATCCAAAACAAACCGTGATGCAGAGCTGGCGTTAACGTTGGCAAAGCATGTAAAGGAATTCACAAAAGAAGATTTATCCGGGAAAGATTTTTCGATGTGGATCGAGGATATGCGTCAGATGCGGGAATCGGAAAACAGAACCCATGAACGTATGCTCGAAGTGATCAATTTTGCGATAAAAGACAGCTTCTGGCGAAAGGTGACGCTTTCGCCGTCGAGATTGCAGAAGAATTTCACGGAAATAGCAAGTCGACTGGAAGCTGAAAAACAGGATCCAAAAAAAATTGAGGAAACCAAAAATAACAAAGCAGTAGAGAAAATGAACGAATTAAGAGAAAAGTGCTTAAAAATACATTCAGAAATGGAACCTGGAAAGGATAGGGACTCGTTCAAATTCGATTTTGAAATGAGTTATGAAAACTGTCAGGGATTAAAAAGAATTCTTGAAGAACATGATAAGGGGACATAG
- a CDS encoding phosphoadenosine phosphosulfate reductase family protein, which translates to MSKLQSLNFDNKILLSVNRIKRWYQHWQGEVFISFSGGKYSTVLLHMVRSIYPGIPAVFVDTGIEYPEVVEYVKTVPDVVWLKPEKSFKEIVEEYGYPVVSGRVSRNVKRIREGKPGNLPVAWNYLLNAPFKISDQCCYFLKSGVLRKYQRETGWGELAGRRIGERGDRLRRDCAGWMSKQTVLNPLAFWGSEDIWNYLKTKEIRYPRTYEEGETRSVCMFCLYGRAGSRFERLRVTHPEIWSRAMTNLNLATVLNYTHGQQMVLIKGMED; encoded by the coding sequence GTGAGCAAGTTACAGTCACTTAACTTTGATAACAAAATACTCCTTTCGGTAAACAGGATTAAGAGGTGGTATCAGCATTGGCAGGGAGAGGTTTTTATATCCTTCTCTGGCGGCAAATACTCTACGGTCCTTTTGCATATGGTGAGATCGATTTATCCAGGTATTCCTGCTGTATTTGTAGATACAGGGATCGAGTATCCCGAAGTGGTCGAGTATGTGAAGACGGTTCCAGATGTTGTTTGGCTGAAGCCGGAGAAGAGTTTTAAGGAGATTGTGGAGGAGTATGGTTATCCGGTTGTGAGCGGCAGGGTATCGAGGAACGTAAAGAGGATCCGTGAGGGGAAGCCGGGGAATTTGCCGGTTGCCTGGAATTATCTTTTGAATGCGCCGTTTAAAATTTCGGATCAGTGTTGTTACTTCCTGAAGTCGGGGGTGTTGAGAAAATATCAGCGGGAAACAGGGTGGGGTGAACTGGCTGGCCGCAGAATAGGGGAGAGAGGAGATCGATTGCGAAGAGATTGCGCTGGGTGGATGTCAAAGCAGACTGTTCTAAATCCTTTGGCATTCTGGGGATCGGAAGATATCTGGAACTATCTAAAAACCAAGGAAATTCGGTATCCTCGCACATACGAAGAGGGGGAAACCCGCTCTGTTTGCATGTTCTGTCTGTACGGACGTGCTGGCAGCCGCTTTGAGCGTTTAAGGGTCACACATCCTGAAATCTGGTCCCGAGCCATGACCAATCTGAATCTTGCCACTGTCCTCAATTACACGCATGGCCAGCAAATGGTACTTATTAAGGGGATGGAGGATTAA
- a CDS encoding phage Gp37/Gp68 family protein — protein sequence MASKSKIAWTDSTLNIVSGCTKVSLGCDNCYAKAIANRFHGSGGYPKDDPFKVTLHPGRLEQPLHWKKSRKIFLCSMGDIFHEDVPDEFLDKAFAMMGLASWHTFQVLTKRPERMRRYLDVVTDNREHSIGAEIMKISGGLHHGIIELPFPNVWLGATVENQEMFNKRWQHLKHISAKILFISYEPALGPLILPADFLERGQKVWVIIGGESGPNARYMRWEWAYSVQKQCKDANVPVFMKQMSRKEPIPDQLLIREFPGQVLQMKNNDGVLKEEGRLIKNNFGAGK from the coding sequence ATGGCAAGCAAATCAAAAATTGCATGGACCGATAGCACGTTGAATATTGTATCGGGTTGCACGAAAGTATCGCTCGGATGCGATAACTGTTATGCAAAGGCGATTGCGAATCGCTTTCATGGTAGTGGAGGTTATCCGAAAGACGATCCATTCAAGGTCACCTTACATCCCGGCAGATTGGAGCAACCGCTACATTGGAAAAAGTCGAGAAAGATCTTTCTCTGTTCAATGGGGGATATATTTCATGAAGATGTTCCTGATGAATTTCTTGATAAAGCATTCGCCATGATGGGCCTTGCATCCTGGCATACGTTTCAGGTGCTCACAAAACGTCCTGAAAGGATGAGGCGGTATTTGGATGTAGTCACAGATAATCGTGAACATTCCATAGGCGCAGAGATAATGAAAATCTCAGGCGGTTTACATCATGGAATTATAGAGCTTCCATTCCCAAACGTATGGCTTGGCGCGACTGTCGAAAATCAGGAGATGTTCAATAAGCGATGGCAACACTTAAAACATATTTCGGCAAAGATATTGTTCATCAGTTATGAACCTGCATTGGGACCGTTGATACTGCCTGCCGATTTTCTGGAACGCGGTCAAAAAGTATGGGTGATCATCGGCGGGGAATCTGGCCCTAATGCAAGATATATGCGATGGGAATGGGCTTATTCAGTACAAAAGCAGTGCAAGGATGCAAACGTCCCTGTGTTCATGAAACAGATGTCGAGGAAAGAGCCTATACCGGATCAACTGCTGATAAGGGAATTCCCTGGACAGGTATTACAGATGAAAAATAATGATGGGGTATTAAAAGAAGAGGGAAGGTTAATTAAAAATAACTTTGGCGCGGGGAAATGA
- a CDS encoding transcriptional regulator — protein MSNNLLVIFSGFGHRLRAWRENLNLSQSKVAELIGVSGPTIHEAEKGSNVGVKLIIGIASKWPNDIYYLLTGKHPETIQATTEERNLLETYRNADDNTKTIVDLALKIRKSSLPKGKLK, from the coding sequence ATGTCAAATAATTTATTAGTTATTTTTAGTGGTTTTGGTCATCGATTACGTGCATGGCGAGAGAATCTTAATCTATCTCAAAGTAAAGTAGCTGAATTAATAGGGGTTTCTGGACCTACTATTCATGAAGCTGAAAAAGGTTCAAATGTCGGTGTAAAGTTAATAATTGGAATAGCTAGTAAATGGCCAAACGATATCTACTACCTTCTGACTGGCAAACACCCGGAAACTATCCAGGCAACTACCGAAGAACGCAACCTGCTGGAAACCTATAGAAATGCCGACGACAACACAAAAACCATCGTAGATCTCGCTTTGAAAATTAGAAAATCTTCTTTACCAAAAGGTAAACTGAAGTAG